In one window of bacterium DNA:
- a CDS encoding ribulokinase has protein sequence MERNLVLGIDFGTDSVRALLVDASDGAERATAVARFERWSQGRYCDSSRNQFRQHPLDHIEALTASVRGALERAPHGAASLVCGLAVDTTGSTPGPLDRKGMPLALHPKFKDNPNAMFILWKDHTAVAEAEEINDLARSWGGVDFTMYSGGVYSSEWFWSKILHVLRSDPEVAAAAWTWMENCDWIPALLCGLDDPRQVKRSRCAAGHKAMWHASFDGLPSETFLARLDPRLEGLRPRLYSETFTSDKLAGHLCPEWAARLGLPAGLPVAVGAFDAHMGAVGAGIRPYILTKVIGTSTCDILVAPHEGLEGKLVRGICGQVDGSVIPGQLGLEAGQSAFGDVFAWLRSLLLWPLSHVPEVPQKTESLERALREGIYAALTEGAERLAPGSSGILALDWLNGRRTPFADQRLRGAITGLTLGSTAPAIFRALVESTAFGARKIVERFAQEGVPIQGVIALGGVARQNPFAMQVLADVFGCRIGVSACDQACALGAAMFAAVAAGLYPDVSSAQAAMDAGFEREYLPDAGRKAIYDRLYADYNRLGAFVEEQTRGVAE, from the coding sequence ATGGAGAGAAACCTGGTGCTCGGCATAGATTTCGGCACGGATTCAGTGCGTGCGCTGCTGGTGGACGCCTCGGACGGGGCCGAGCGGGCGACCGCTGTGGCCCGTTTCGAGCGCTGGAGCCAGGGCCGCTACTGCGATTCCTCCCGCAACCAGTTCCGTCAGCATCCCCTTGACCATATCGAGGCCCTGACCGCCAGCGTGCGCGGGGCCCTGGAGCGCGCCCCCCACGGCGCGGCCAGTCTGGTGTGCGGACTGGCCGTGGACACCACCGGCAGCACCCCGGGGCCGCTGGACCGCAAGGGCATGCCCCTGGCCTTGCACCCCAAGTTCAAAGACAACCCCAACGCCATGTTCATCCTCTGGAAAGACCACACCGCGGTGGCCGAAGCCGAGGAAATCAACGACCTGGCCCGCTCCTGGGGCGGAGTGGATTTCACGATGTACTCGGGCGGGGTGTACAGCTCGGAGTGGTTCTGGTCCAAGATCCTGCACGTGCTGCGCTCCGACCCTGAGGTGGCCGCGGCGGCCTGGACCTGGATGGAGAACTGTGACTGGATCCCGGCCCTGCTCTGCGGGCTGGATGACCCGCGGCAGGTGAAACGCAGCCGCTGCGCCGCCGGGCACAAGGCGATGTGGCACGCCTCGTTCGACGGGCTGCCGTCCGAGACGTTCCTCGCCCGGCTCGACCCGCGCCTGGAGGGTCTGCGCCCGCGCCTTTACAGCGAGACTTTCACCTCGGACAAGCTGGCCGGGCATCTCTGCCCGGAATGGGCCGCGCGTCTGGGCCTTCCCGCCGGCCTGCCCGTGGCCGTGGGGGCGTTCGACGCACACATGGGTGCGGTGGGCGCGGGCATCCGTCCCTACATCCTGACCAAGGTTATCGGCACCTCGACCTGCGATATCCTGGTGGCGCCGCACGAGGGCCTGGAGGGCAAGCTGGTGCGGGGTATCTGCGGCCAGGTGGACGGCTCGGTGATACCGGGCCAGCTCGGCCTGGAGGCCGGGCAGTCGGCGTTCGGGGATGTGTTCGCCTGGCTGCGCTCGCTGCTTCTGTGGCCGCTCAGCCACGTGCCCGAGGTGCCGCAGAAAACCGAAAGCCTGGAGCGCGCCCTGCGCGAGGGCATCTACGCCGCCCTGACCGAGGGCGCCGAGAGACTCGCCCCCGGCTCCAGCGGCATCCTGGCCCTGGACTGGCTGAACGGCCGCCGCACCCCGTTCGCCGACCAGCGCCTGCGCGGGGCGATCACCGGCCTGACCCTGGGCAGCACGGCCCCGGCGATTTTCCGCGCCCTGGTCGAGTCCACCGCGTTCGGGGCGCGCAAGATCGTGGAGCGTTTCGCGCAGGAGGGTGTGCCGATTCAGGGGGTCATAGCCCTGGGCGGCGTGGCCCGTCAGAACCCCTTCGCCATGCAGGTGCTGGCCGATGTGTTCGGCTGCCGGATCGGGGTGTCGGCATGCGACCAGGCCTGCGCCCTGGGGGCGGCCATGTTCGCCGCGGTGGCGGCCGGGCTCTACCCGGATGTATCCTCGGCCCAGGCCGCGATGGATGCCGGGTTCGAGCGCGAGTACCTGCCGGATGCCGGACGGAAAGCCATCTACGACCGCCTTTACGCGGACTACAACCGTCTGGGCGCTTTCGTCGAGGAGCAGACCCGCGGCGTGGCCGAGTAG